From the genome of Chania multitudinisentens RB-25, one region includes:
- the galU gene encoding UTP--glucose-1-phosphate uridylyltransferase GalU: protein MQKRLKAVIPVAGLGTRMLPATKAIPKEMLPVVDKPLIQYIVSECVAAGIKDIVLVTHSSKNAIENHFDTSFELEAVLEARVKRQLLADVQSICPPDVTIMQVRQGQAKGLGHAVLCAKPMVGDNPFVVLLPDVLLDDATADLSKENLAKMIQRFEQTGFSQIMVEPVPEQDVSKYGVVDCGGVKLEDGESTPMTAVVEKPAREDAPSNLAVVGRYVLSGNIWPLLEKTPPGAGDEIQLTDAIALLMEQETVEAFHMSGKSHDCGDKLGYMKAFVQYGLRHTSEGESFARWLKQALNSQ, encoded by the coding sequence ATGCAAAAAAGATTGAAGGCTGTGATTCCTGTGGCGGGTTTGGGAACACGTATGTTGCCTGCCACCAAGGCCATCCCTAAAGAAATGTTACCAGTAGTTGATAAGCCACTGATTCAGTACATCGTAAGTGAATGTGTTGCTGCAGGTATTAAAGACATTGTGCTGGTTACGCATTCATCTAAAAACGCGATTGAAAACCACTTTGATACTTCTTTCGAACTGGAAGCTGTGCTTGAAGCTCGCGTAAAACGCCAATTGCTTGCAGATGTGCAAAGTATCTGTCCACCAGACGTCACCATCATGCAAGTGCGCCAAGGGCAAGCTAAAGGCTTGGGGCATGCAGTGCTGTGTGCTAAACCGATGGTGGGGGATAATCCTTTCGTAGTATTACTGCCAGATGTGCTGTTGGATGATGCCACTGCCGATTTGAGCAAAGAAAACTTGGCCAAAATGATTCAACGTTTTGAGCAAACCGGTTTTAGCCAGATTATGGTTGAACCAGTGCCTGAACAGGATGTCTCTAAATACGGTGTTGTAGACTGTGGTGGTGTCAAATTAGAAGATGGAGAAAGTACCCCGATGACCGCTGTGGTAGAGAAACCGGCGCGGGAAGATGCTCCTTCAAACTTGGCCGTGGTGGGGCGCTATGTGCTTTCGGGCAATATCTGGCCATTGTTGGAAAAGACGCCGCCAGGGGCGGGTGATGAAATTCAGTTGACCGATGCGATTGCCCTGCTGATGGAACAGGAGACGGTTGAAGCTTTCCACATGAGTGGAAAATCGCACGATTGTGGTGACAAACTGGGCTATATGAAGGCTTTTGTACAGTATGGTTTGCGTCATACATCAGAAGGTGAGAGCTTCGCTCGGTGGCTAAAGCAGGCGTTAAATAGTCAGTAA
- a CDS encoding TerC family protein: MDWIADPTIWAGLATLVVLEIVLGIDNLIFIAILAEKLPEKQRDKARIVGLSLALLMRLALLASISWLATLTKPLFTAAGHAFSGRDLIMLVGGIFLLFKATMELNERLEGKDEEQHGSRKGARFWPVVAQIVVLDAVFSLDSVITAVGMVDHLAVMMIAVCIAIGLMLLASKPLTRFVNAHPTIVILCLSFLLMIGFSLVAEGFGYHIPKGYLYAAIGFSVMIEALNQLSQFNRRRFLSKVRPLRERTAEAVLRMLSGKHEEAELDSHSANLVAARTNESGEVFNQQERHMIERVLGMAQRTVNSIMTSRHDVEYLALNDPQEKLAQLLKKNQHTRIVVIEDNSNDEPLGVIHTIDVLKQQLQQSSLDLRALVRQPLIFPEQLTLLSALEQFRQAKTHFAFVVDEFGSIEGVVTLTDVMETIAGNLPEADEETDARHDIQQTAEGYWIANGHMPLEDLVLYVPLSIEEKREYHTLAGLLMEHCQRIPQEGEQLSIGNYLFEPLEISSHRIVKVKITPLAIAEGDDEI, translated from the coding sequence ATGGACTGGATCGCAGATCCAACAATTTGGGCCGGTTTGGCCACCCTGGTTGTGCTGGAAATTGTATTAGGGATAGACAACCTGATATTTATTGCCATTTTAGCAGAAAAATTACCAGAAAAACAAAGAGATAAAGCACGCATCGTGGGGCTTTCATTAGCTTTGCTGATGCGTTTGGCACTGTTAGCCTCAATCTCCTGGCTGGCAACACTCACCAAGCCCCTGTTTACTGCCGCAGGCCATGCATTCAGTGGCCGGGATCTGATCATGCTGGTTGGGGGTATCTTTCTGCTATTTAAAGCCACCATGGAACTGAATGAACGCCTGGAAGGCAAAGATGAAGAACAACATGGGTCACGTAAAGGCGCTCGTTTCTGGCCTGTGGTTGCACAGATTGTCGTTCTGGATGCGGTATTTTCGCTGGATTCGGTGATTACTGCGGTTGGTATGGTCGATCATCTGGCAGTAATGATGATTGCGGTTTGTATCGCTATCGGCCTGATGTTGCTTGCCAGTAAACCACTCACACGTTTTGTCAACGCCCACCCCACTATCGTGATTCTGTGTCTCAGCTTCTTGCTTATGATTGGTTTCAGCCTCGTTGCAGAAGGGTTCGGTTACCATATTCCGAAAGGGTACCTCTACGCCGCGATTGGTTTCTCAGTGATGATCGAAGCGTTAAATCAACTCTCCCAATTCAACCGGCGCCGTTTTCTTTCCAAGGTTCGTCCTCTGCGTGAACGCACTGCTGAAGCAGTATTGCGCATGTTAAGTGGCAAGCATGAAGAAGCCGAGCTGGACAGCCATTCAGCCAATTTAGTCGCTGCACGTACCAATGAAAGCGGTGAAGTTTTCAACCAGCAGGAACGCCATATGATCGAGCGCGTGCTAGGTATGGCACAGCGTACGGTCAACAGCATCATGACATCACGGCATGATGTGGAATATCTTGCGCTGAACGATCCACAAGAAAAATTGGCGCAATTGCTGAAGAAAAACCAGCATACGCGCATCGTTGTAATAGAAGATAACTCTAACGATGAACCGCTGGGCGTCATCCACACGATCGATGTCCTGAAACAACAGCTGCAACAATCCTCATTAGACCTACGTGCGCTGGTGCGCCAGCCCTTGATCTTTCCAGAGCAATTAACGTTACTTTCCGCACTAGAACAATTTCGTCAGGCAAAAACGCATTTTGCTTTTGTTGTCGATGAGTTTGGCTCAATTGAAGGGGTCGTGACATTGACGGATGTCATGGAAACCATCGCCGGTAATCTGCCAGAAGCAGATGAGGAAACGGACGCACGCCACGATATTCAACAAACTGCCGAGGGTTATTGGATTGCCAATGGTCACATGCCGTTGGAAGATTTAGTGCTGTATGTACCGCTATCAATCGAAGAAAAGCGTGAATACCATACCCTGGCAGGTTTATTGATGGAACATTGCCAGCGCATCCCACAAGAAGGTGAACAACTATCAATTGGTAACTATCTGTTTGAACCCTTAGAGATCAGTAGCCACCGTATCGTGAAAGTAAAAATTACGCCGTTGGCGATAGCGGAAGGAGATGATGAAATCTAA
- the dcuC gene encoding anaerobic C4-dicarboxylate transporter DcuC, protein MIELLIGVVVAIGVGRYIIKGYSATGVLMVGGLMLLAISASMGKSVLPASATSTGWHATDIVEYVKILLMSRGGDLGMMIMMLCGFAAYMTHIGANDVVVKLASRPLQVINSPYLLMIAAYFVACLMSLAVSSATGLGVLLMATLFPLMVNVGISRGAAAAICASPAAIILSPTSGDVVLAAKAAEMPLVDFAFKTTLPISIAAIICMAIAHFFWQRYLDKKNNEQHHIVDVSEITTHAPAFYAILPFTPILGVLVFDGKWGPELHIITILVICMLLAAVIEFIRSFNAKIVFTGLEVAYRGMADAFASVVMLLVAAGVFAQGLSTIGFISGLIGLAQSFGTGGIIMMLVLVVITMLAAMTTGSGNAPFYAFVELIPKLAAQMGINPAYLVIPMLQASNLGRTLSPVSGVVVAVSGMAKISPFDVVKRTSVPVIVGLIVVIVATELLVPVR, encoded by the coding sequence ATGATAGAACTTTTGATTGGTGTGGTGGTAGCGATAGGGGTTGGTCGTTACATTATTAAAGGTTATTCGGCCACAGGAGTATTGATGGTTGGAGGGCTGATGTTATTGGCGATCAGCGCATCGATGGGGAAAAGCGTATTGCCTGCCAGCGCTACCTCAACAGGCTGGCATGCGACTGATATTGTTGAATATGTCAAAATTTTGCTGATGAGCCGCGGCGGCGATCTCGGCATGATGATTATGATGCTGTGTGGTTTTGCCGCGTATATGACACATATTGGTGCCAATGATGTGGTGGTGAAGTTGGCTTCGCGCCCTTTGCAGGTGATCAACTCCCCTTATTTATTAATGATTGCGGCTTATTTCGTTGCCTGCCTGATGTCGTTGGCGGTGTCCTCGGCAACTGGCCTTGGTGTGTTACTGATGGCGACGCTGTTCCCGCTGATGGTGAATGTGGGCATCAGCCGTGGTGCGGCAGCGGCTATTTGTGCCTCTCCGGCAGCCATTATCCTTTCACCAACTTCTGGAGATGTGGTGTTGGCTGCAAAAGCGGCAGAAATGCCGTTGGTTGATTTTGCGTTTAAAACCACGCTACCTATCTCGATTGCTGCCATTATCTGTATGGCGATTGCCCATTTCTTCTGGCAGCGTTATCTCGATAAGAAAAACAACGAACAGCATCATATTGTCGATGTCAGTGAGATCACGACTCACGCTCCGGCTTTCTATGCCATCCTGCCCTTTACCCCGATTTTGGGGGTGTTGGTGTTTGACGGCAAATGGGGCCCTGAGCTGCATATTATTACCATACTGGTCATCTGTATGCTTTTGGCTGCGGTGATTGAGTTCATCCGTAGTTTCAATGCAAAAATCGTCTTTACCGGTTTGGAAGTGGCTTACCGCGGGATGGCCGATGCTTTTGCCAGCGTAGTTATGTTGTTGGTTGCGGCTGGCGTTTTTGCTCAGGGGTTAAGCACCATCGGGTTTATCAGCGGTTTGATCGGCTTGGCGCAATCATTTGGAACTGGCGGTATTATTATGATGCTGGTTCTGGTGGTGATTACTATGTTAGCAGCCATGACGACAGGCTCCGGTAACGCTCCTTTCTATGCATTTGTTGAATTGATCCCGAAGTTGGCCGCGCAAATGGGAATTAACCCGGCTTATCTGGTCATTCCAATGTTGCAAGCATCAAACCTGGGCCGAACTTTGTCACCGGTTTCCGGTGTAGTGGTGGCAGTTTCTGGGATGGCGAAAATCTCACCATTCGATGTAGTTAAGCGTACTTCGGTGCCGGTTATCGTGGGGTTAATTGTGGTGATTGTAGCAACAGAACTGCTGGTGCCTGTGCGCTGA
- the asmA gene encoding outer membrane assembly protein AsmA: MRRLLTTLVILLVVLVAGMTALVMLVNPNDFRAYMVKKVEQRSGYHLTLEGDLRWHVWPQLSILAGRMTLTAPGAKAPVLSADNMRLDVKLLPLLSHQLYVKQVMLKNAVIRLTADSEEQVQLGAPIAPGGNQADDVDSAWTFGIDNLRVVDSLLIWQRANNEQINVRDINLSLQQNGQHQAQMELSSRVNRDQRDLTFTLVADLDLQQYPRQIGANVTQFSYQLEGADIPATGIKGEGSVQALYQQSPQQIAFSQLMFSANDSQLTGTASAQFGLEPRYILDLSSANLNLDAVSGWQNKTADEVQLAPSMTAAPVIANQAEDSQQSLQMLRDFNAQLNLKAEQVTYRGMNLSQLVAQVDNQQGLLTVKTLSGKLAGGGFALPGSLDVRGSKPLITLQPVLQQIELGDVLKAFGMPLVLTGTFSMQGDLTGDRFTASAFEQSWQGTAEMIMQNAQLHGLNIQQLIQQAVARNDSSVRGQDNYQRYTEVKQMSAKGSLSNGTINLSKLTADSPLLNLTGSGTVNMQDKQCDMTLNVLVTGGWQGSNNLITQLRKTPIPLRVYGPWQQLNYQLQVDQVLRKMLQDRAKDALNKWVDKNKSSSEGRELKKLLDKL, translated from the coding sequence ATGAGAAGATTACTGACAACTTTGGTGATTTTACTGGTAGTGCTGGTGGCGGGTATGACGGCGTTGGTCATGCTGGTCAATCCGAATGATTTCCGTGCCTATATGGTCAAGAAGGTTGAACAACGTAGCGGTTACCACCTGACGCTGGAAGGCGATTTACGCTGGCATGTGTGGCCCCAACTCAGCATTTTGGCTGGGCGGATGACCCTGACTGCGCCTGGCGCGAAAGCACCGGTGCTCAGTGCTGACAATATGCGGCTTGATGTCAAACTCTTGCCGCTGCTCTCCCACCAACTGTATGTCAAACAGGTGATGCTGAAAAATGCTGTTATCCGCCTGACTGCTGATAGTGAAGAACAAGTGCAACTGGGTGCGCCGATAGCGCCTGGAGGCAATCAGGCTGATGATGTTGACTCTGCCTGGACGTTTGGGATCGATAATTTGCGCGTAGTGGACAGCCTGTTAATCTGGCAACGTGCCAATAACGAGCAGATCAATGTTCGCGATATTAATTTGAGCCTACAGCAAAACGGCCAGCATCAGGCGCAGATGGAACTCTCCAGCCGGGTGAACCGCGATCAGCGAGATCTGACGTTTACGCTGGTTGCCGATCTTGATTTGCAGCAATATCCCCGCCAGATTGGCGCAAATGTTACACAATTCAGTTACCAGCTCGAAGGTGCGGATATTCCCGCAACAGGTATTAAAGGTGAAGGCAGCGTACAGGCCCTGTATCAGCAGTCGCCGCAGCAAATTGCGTTCAGCCAACTGATGTTCAGTGCCAATGACAGCCAACTGACCGGTACAGCAAGTGCGCAGTTTGGGCTGGAACCTCGCTATATTTTAGATCTCAGTTCAGCCAACCTTAACCTGGATGCGGTTTCGGGATGGCAGAACAAAACTGCCGACGAAGTGCAATTAGCGCCATCAATGACTGCTGCTCCGGTTATCGCTAATCAAGCGGAGGATTCGCAGCAGAGTTTGCAGATGCTACGTGATTTCAACGCCCAACTGAATCTGAAAGCGGAACAGGTAACATACCGTGGGATGAATCTCAGCCAACTGGTGGCACAGGTTGATAATCAGCAGGGATTACTGACGGTAAAAACCTTATCCGGCAAACTGGCTGGTGGTGGTTTTGCTTTGCCGGGTTCACTGGATGTACGTGGCAGCAAACCACTCATCACATTGCAGCCGGTATTGCAGCAGATTGAGTTGGGAGATGTGCTCAAGGCGTTTGGCATGCCATTGGTGCTGACTGGCACTTTCAGTATGCAGGGTGATTTGACTGGCGATCGGTTTACTGCATCTGCTTTTGAACAGAGTTGGCAAGGTACGGCTGAAATGATCATGCAAAACGCTCAGTTGCATGGCCTGAATATTCAACAGCTCATCCAGCAAGCTGTAGCGCGTAATGACAGCAGCGTTCGTGGGCAGGATAACTACCAACGTTATACCGAAGTGAAACAGATGAGTGCCAAGGGAAGTTTGAGCAATGGCACAATTAATCTCAGCAAACTGACGGCAGATTCCCCTTTACTCAACCTGACCGGTAGTGGAACCGTGAATATGCAAGATAAACAGTGCGATATGACATTAAATGTGCTGGTGACCGGGGGATGGCAGGGTAGCAATAATCTGATTACACAGTTGAGGAAAACACCGATACCATTGCGAGTCTATGGGCCATGGCAACAGCTCAATTATCAGCTGCAAGTTGACCAGGTTTTGCGCAAAATGCTGCAGGATCGCGCCAAGGATGCTCTGAATAAATGGGTAGATAAGAATAAAAGCTCGTCCGAAGGGCGAGAACTGAAAAAACTGCTCGATAAGTTATAG
- the dcd gene encoding dCTP deaminase, producing the protein MRLCDRDIEAWLDSEKLVISPRPPIERISGATVDVRLGNQFRVFRGHTAAFIDLSGPKDEVGAALDRVMSDEIVLPEGEAFFLHPGELALAVTLESVTLPNDLVGWLDGRSSLARLGLMVHVTAHRIDPGWQGRIVLEFYNSGKLPLALRPGMLIGALSFEPLSGPAARPYNSRQDAKYKDQQGAVASRIDKD; encoded by the coding sequence ATGAGACTGTGTGACCGTGATATAGAAGCCTGGCTGGATAGTGAAAAACTGGTTATCTCGCCACGTCCGCCGATTGAACGTATTAGCGGGGCCACGGTGGATGTCCGTTTGGGTAATCAATTCCGCGTTTTTCGCGGTCACACGGCTGCATTTATCGATCTTAGCGGGCCTAAAGATGAAGTGGGTGCGGCGCTTGATCGCGTCATGAGCGATGAGATCGTGTTGCCAGAAGGGGAGGCTTTCTTCCTGCATCCTGGCGAGTTGGCGCTGGCGGTCACGCTGGAGTCAGTGACGCTGCCAAACGATCTGGTGGGCTGGCTTGATGGCCGTTCTTCTTTGGCCCGGCTGGGGTTGATGGTACATGTGACCGCGCACCGAATTGATCCTGGTTGGCAGGGGAGAATTGTATTGGAGTTCTATAATTCAGGTAAGCTGCCACTTGCGTTACGGCCTGGCATGCTGATCGGCGCACTGAGTTTCGAACCGCTCTCTGGGCCGGCAGCACGGCCATATAACAGCCGGCAGGATGCAAAATATAAAGATCAACAGGGGGCAGTGGCCAGCCGTATCGATAAAGACTGA
- the udk gene encoding uridine kinase, giving the protein MTDKPHQCVIIGIAGASASGKSLIASTLYRELREQVGDEHIGVIPEDSYYKDQTHLTMEERVKTNYDHPNSMDHNLLLQHLQMLKAGKAIELPLYSYTEHTRKKETIHLEPKKVIILEGILLLTDVRLRQTMSFSIFVDTPLDICLMRRMKRDVNERGRSMDSVMAQYQKTVRPMFLQFIEPSKQYADIIVPRGGKNRIAIDILKAKISQFFE; this is encoded by the coding sequence ATGACTGACAAACCGCATCAGTGCGTCATTATCGGTATAGCTGGTGCATCTGCCTCTGGAAAAAGTCTTATCGCCAGCACTCTGTATCGTGAACTCCGTGAGCAGGTGGGGGACGAGCATATCGGTGTGATCCCAGAAGACAGTTATTATAAAGATCAGACTCATTTGACCATGGAAGAACGGGTTAAAACCAACTATGACCACCCGAATTCAATGGATCACAATCTTTTGTTGCAGCATCTGCAAATGCTGAAAGCCGGTAAGGCGATTGAGTTGCCGTTGTACAGCTACACCGAACATACGCGTAAGAAAGAAACTATCCATCTGGAACCGAAAAAAGTCATTATTCTGGAAGGTATCTTGTTATTGACGGATGTCCGTTTGCGTCAAACGATGAGTTTCTCGATCTTTGTTGACACTCCGTTGGATATTTGCCTGATGCGGCGTATGAAGCGCGATGTGAATGAGCGTGGCCGTTCGATGGATTCCGTGATGGCACAATACCAGAAAACGGTTCGCCCAATGTTCCTGCAATTTATTGAGCCTTCCAAACAGTATGCTGACATTATTGTTCCACGTGGGGGTAAAAACCGCATTGCCATTGATATTTTGAAAGCCAAAATCAGCCAATTTTTTGAATAA
- a CDS encoding phosphatase PAP2 family protein produces MNWHFLTFFGDSMLLLPCAAIIFIILILSPASRKPTWEWTLLFGGVSAVVCVSKLAFMGWGIGSREFDFTGFSGHSALSASIWPVMLWLLSSRFSRAIRRAAVIMGYILAIAVGYSRLAIHVHSTSEVITGLVLGLIVSSTFLLLQRGTTPPRLSYRKIGATLILPLILINTGSAAPTQSLLERIAVTIAPVERPFIRADLHKAPTSSISAKHH; encoded by the coding sequence ATGAACTGGCATTTCCTGACCTTCTTTGGTGACAGCATGCTGTTGCTTCCCTGCGCCGCCATTATCTTCATCATTTTGATACTTTCACCTGCCAGTAGAAAACCCACATGGGAATGGACGCTGTTGTTTGGTGGTGTCAGTGCCGTGGTGTGTGTATCAAAACTGGCCTTTATGGGTTGGGGCATTGGCAGCCGCGAGTTTGACTTTACCGGATTCAGCGGCCATTCGGCGCTGTCTGCCAGCATCTGGCCAGTCATGCTGTGGCTGCTCAGTAGCCGTTTTTCACGGGCAATCAGGCGCGCAGCCGTTATCATGGGGTATATTCTCGCTATCGCCGTAGGTTATTCACGCTTGGCGATTCACGTTCACTCCACCTCAGAAGTGATTACCGGCTTGGTATTGGGCCTGATCGTCAGCAGCACATTCCTGTTACTCCAGCGCGGCACTACGCCCCCCAGGTTATCCTATCGCAAGATTGGCGCTACGCTGATTCTGCCGCTGATCCTGATCAACACCGGCAGCGCAGCGCCAACCCAGAGTTTACTGGAGCGGATTGCCGTAACAATTGCTCCCGTAGAAAGGCCTTTTATACGAGCCGATCTGCACAAGGCACCAACTTCCTCTATCAGTGCTAAACACCATTAA
- the apbC gene encoding iron-sulfur cluster carrier protein ApbC, which translates to MNAKSPEQTNPEVLRALVTGVLAAFEHPTLKNNLTALKAIHHCAMLDKVLHIELIMPFAWRSGFAALQETVSDELLRVTGAQAIDWKLKQDITTLKRANDQAGVKGVRNIIAVSSGKGGVGKSSTAVNLALALAAEGAKVGILDADIYGPSIPNMLGTEHERPTSPDGQRMAPIMAHGLATNSIGYLVTDDNAMVWRGPMASKALLQLLQDTLWPDLDYLVLDMPPGTGDIQLTLSQNIPVTGALVVTTPQDIALLDAAKGIVMFEKVHVPVLGIVENMSMHICSNCGHHEPIFGTGGAEKLVKKYNSRLLGQMPLHISLREDLDRGQPTVISRPDSEFAEMYRQLAGRVAAQMYWQGEAIPTEISFRAL; encoded by the coding sequence ATGAACGCAAAATCCCCCGAGCAGACTAACCCTGAAGTTCTGCGTGCCCTGGTGACCGGTGTACTGGCCGCCTTTGAACACCCGACGTTAAAAAATAATCTGACTGCCCTGAAAGCTATCCACCATTGTGCGATGCTGGACAAGGTGCTGCATATTGAACTGATCATGCCATTCGCCTGGCGGAGTGGTTTTGCTGCGCTGCAAGAGACGGTGAGTGATGAACTGCTGCGCGTAACCGGCGCGCAGGCCATCGATTGGAAACTGAAGCAGGACATCACTACCCTGAAACGGGCCAACGATCAGGCCGGTGTGAAGGGAGTGCGTAATATCATTGCTGTCAGTTCTGGCAAGGGCGGGGTGGGGAAATCCAGCACCGCAGTCAATCTGGCACTGGCATTGGCCGCTGAGGGGGCCAAAGTGGGGATTCTTGATGCGGACATTTATGGCCCGTCGATCCCGAATATGCTGGGTACTGAACATGAACGCCCAACGTCACCGGACGGCCAACGTATGGCACCGATCATGGCTCACGGCCTGGCAACTAACTCTATCGGCTATCTGGTGACTGATGATAACGCGATGGTATGGCGTGGCCCGATGGCCAGTAAGGCGCTGTTGCAATTGTTGCAGGATACGCTGTGGCCAGATTTGGATTATCTGGTGCTGGATATGCCGCCGGGTACCGGTGATATTCAGCTAACACTGTCGCAGAACATCCCGGTTACCGGTGCGCTGGTGGTGACTACGCCGCAGGATATCGCCTTACTGGATGCAGCGAAGGGCATTGTGATGTTTGAGAAAGTGCATGTGCCAGTGCTGGGTATCGTTGAGAATATGAGCATGCATATTTGCAGCAACTGCGGCCACCATGAGCCTATTTTCGGTACCGGCGGTGCAGAGAAGTTAGTGAAAAAATACAACAGCCGCCTGTTAGGGCAGATGCCGTTGCATATTTCATTACGTGAAGATCTGGATCGTGGTCAGCCCACGGTAATCAGCCGCCCAGACAGCGAGTTTGCCGAAATGTACCGCCAATTGGCCGGGCGCGTTGCGGCACAAATGTACTGGCAGGGGGAAGCCATTCCAACCGAGATCTCTTTCCGAGCGCTGTAA
- the metG gene encoding methionine--tRNA ligase: MAQVAKKLLVTCALPYANGSIHLGHMLEHIQADIWVRYQRMRGHEVHFICADDAHGTPIMLKAQQMGIQPEEMIATMSHEHQQDFAGFGISYDNYHSTHSEENRELAGLIYRRLKENGFIKQRTISQLYDPEKGMFLPDRFVKGTCPKCKSPDQYGDNCEVCGATYSPTELIEPKSVVSGATPVMRDSEHFFFDLPAFSDMLQAWTRSGALQEQVANKMQEWFESGLQQWDISRDAPYFGFEIPDAAGKYFYVWLDAPIGYMGSFKNLCDKRGDLNFDEFWRKDSTTELYHFIGKDIVYFHSLFWPAMLEGSNFRKPTNLFVHGYVTVNGAKMSKSRGTFIKAGTYLQHLDADCLRYYYAAKLSSRIDDIDLNLEDFVQRVNADIVNKVVNLASRNAGFINKRFGGQLADKLADPALYQTFVEAAESIAEAYANRETSRAIREIMALADLANRYVDEQAPWVVAKEEGRDADLQAICSMGINLFRVLMTYLKPVLPALTERAEAFLNCELSWNAIAQPLLGHPVSPFKALFNRIDLDKVNEMVNASKEDMAAAKVVTGPLADDPIQETITFDDFAKVDMRIALIKSAEFVEGSDKLLKLLLDLGGESRQIFSGIRSAYPDPKQLEGRLTIMVANLAPRKMRFGISEGMVMAAGPGEKDIFLLSPDSGAQPGMQVK, encoded by the coding sequence ATGGCTCAAGTCGCGAAAAAATTATTGGTGACGTGCGCGCTACCGTACGCAAATGGTTCCATCCATCTCGGCCACATGCTCGAGCACATCCAGGCAGATATCTGGGTTCGTTACCAACGAATGCGCGGCCACGAGGTTCATTTCATCTGTGCAGATGACGCACACGGCACCCCAATCATGCTGAAGGCACAGCAGATGGGCATCCAGCCGGAAGAAATGATCGCGACAATGAGCCACGAGCACCAACAGGATTTCGCTGGTTTTGGCATCAGCTATGACAACTATCACTCAACCCATAGCGAAGAAAACCGTGAGCTGGCCGGTCTGATCTATCGCCGTCTGAAAGAGAACGGCTTTATCAAGCAAAGAACCATTTCTCAGCTTTATGATCCTGAGAAAGGCATGTTCCTGCCAGATCGTTTTGTGAAAGGCACCTGCCCGAAGTGCAAATCCCCAGACCAGTACGGCGATAACTGCGAAGTCTGTGGCGCCACCTACAGCCCAACCGAACTTATTGAGCCGAAATCGGTAGTTTCTGGCGCTACGCCGGTCATGCGTGATTCTGAGCATTTCTTCTTTGACCTGCCGGCGTTCAGCGACATGCTGCAAGCCTGGACCCGTTCCGGTGCGCTGCAAGAGCAAGTGGCGAACAAAATGCAAGAATGGTTCGAATCCGGCCTGCAACAGTGGGATATTTCCCGCGACGCGCCGTATTTTGGCTTTGAGATCCCAGATGCGGCTGGCAAATATTTCTACGTTTGGCTGGATGCGCCGATCGGCTATATGGGCTCCTTCAAAAACCTGTGTGATAAACGTGGCGATCTGAATTTCGATGAATTCTGGCGTAAAGATTCCACCACCGAGCTTTACCACTTTATTGGTAAAGATATCGTTTATTTTCACAGTCTGTTCTGGCCTGCCATGTTGGAAGGCAGCAACTTCCGCAAACCGACCAACCTGTTTGTGCACGGTTATGTCACGGTGAACGGCGCGAAGATGTCTAAATCGCGCGGTACCTTTATCAAGGCCGGAACTTACCTACAGCATTTGGATGCTGACTGCCTGCGTTACTACTATGCCGCCAAGCTGTCTTCCCGCATTGACGATATCGACCTGAACCTGGAAGATTTCGTGCAGCGCGTGAATGCCGATATCGTCAACAAAGTGGTGAATCTGGCTTCACGTAACGCCGGTTTCATCAATAAACGCTTTGGCGGGCAACTGGCTGATAAACTGGCTGACCCGGCGCTGTATCAAACCTTTGTTGAAGCTGCTGAAAGCATTGCTGAAGCCTATGCCAACCGCGAAACCAGCCGTGCGATCCGCGAAATCATGGCGCTGGCCGATTTGGCTAACCGTTACGTGGATGAGCAAGCCCCCTGGGTGGTGGCGAAGGAAGAAGGGCGTGACGCTGATTTGCAGGCAATCTGCTCAATGGGTATCAACCTGTTCCGTGTGTTGATGACTTACCTGAAACCGGTATTGCCTGCGCTGACCGAGCGGGCCGAAGCTTTCCTCAACTGTGAGCTGAGTTGGAATGCTATTGCACAACCGCTGCTGGGTCACCCGGTGAGCCCCTTTAAGGCACTGTTTAACCGTATCGATCTTGATAAAGTGAATGAAATGGTTAACGCCTCAAAAGAAGATATGGCCGCAGCGAAGGTGGTGACCGGCCCGTTAGCAGACGATCCGATTCAGGAAACCATTACCTTTGACGATTTCGCCAAGGTAGACATGCGGATTGCGCTGATTAAAAGCGCTGAATTTGTGGAAGGTTCCGACAAACTGCTGAAACTTCTGTTGGATCTGGGTGGCGAGTCTCGTCAGATATTCTCCGGCATTCGTTCCGCTTATCCCGACCCGAAACAGCTGGAAGGCCGCCTGACCATCATGGTAGCCAATCTGGCACCGCGTAAAATGCGCTTCGGCATTTCCGAAGGCATGGTAATGGCCGCTGGCCCAGGCGAGAAAGATATTTTCCTGTTGAGCCCGGATAGCGGTGCACAGCCAGGAATGCAGGTGAAATAA